From the Methanoculleus caldifontis genome, the window TCCTGACCGACTCCGGCGGCGTTCAGGAGGAGACCTGCGTTCTCGGCGTCCCCTGCGCCACGATGCGTTACGACACGGAACGCCCGGAGACGCTTGAGATCGGATCGAACATCCTGGTCGGTGCCGATTCGAGAAGGATCCTCGAAGGAGTCCGCTCCGCCACCGCCTGGAAGTCCGGCTGGCAAAACCCCTACGGCGACGGGATCGCCGGAAAGATGATTATCATGGTCTGTGCAGCCGCACGGCCGCAATAAACCGTACGAGGAAGATACGTATGAAGATCTGTATACTGGGATTAGGATACATAGGACTGCCGACCGCGCTGCTATTTGCCGCTCACGGGGCAGACGTCGTCGGCGTCGACGTAAAACAGAGCGTGGTAGACTGCTTAAACCACGGGAACCTCCCGTTCAGCGAGCCGGGGATCGAAGACCTCTACCGCGATGCAAAAGGCCGGTTTGTCGCAAAGACCGAGCCCGAGGCCGCCGACGTCTTCCTGATCGCCGTCCCGACACCGCTCGACTCCGCAACGAAGGTCTCCGACCTCTCCTACGTCAAGAAGGCGGCCGAGACGATCTCCCGCCACCTCAGCGCGGGGAACCTCGTCATCCTCGAATCGACCGTACCGCCCGGAACGAGCGAACGGGTCGTCATCCCGAGACTGGAGCGGAGCGGTCTTGCCGCCGGGGACTTCCTCTACGCCCACTGTCCCGAGCGGGCGATACCCGGACGGACCCTGCAGGAGATGACCGGCAACAACCGTATCATCGGCGGGTACGACCGGGACTCGACCAACCGGGCGACCTCCATCTACCGGACGTTCGTCCGCGGGCAGATCTACCAGACGGACACGCGGACGGCGGAGTTCGTCAAGCTGATGGAGAACACCTGCCGCGACGTGAACATCGCGCTCGCAAACGAGTTCGCCCAGCTCGCCGAAGAGTGCGGGATCAACGTCTGGGAGGCCATCACCCTCGCAAACAAGCACCCCCGCGTCTCCGTCCTCAACCCCGGGCCGGGGGTGGGCGGGCACTGCATCGCCGTCGACCCCTGGTTCCTGACCGAGAACTCGACCCGCTGCAAGATGGTCTCCACGGCGCGTGAGGTCAACGACTCGATGCCGAACTATGTCCTGCATGTCGTCCGCAACCTGCTTGCCGGGATCAGGCACCCGACGATCAGCGTATTCGGGGTCGCCTACAAGGGCAACATCGGCGACACCCGCGAGAGTCCCGCAATCAAGTTCATCCAGCTCGCCGAGAACGAGGGCTACGCCGTCAGGTGCCACGACCCCTACGTGGGGGAGTTCCCGCACTCTCTCATGGACGCCCTGGACGCGACGGACGGGAGCGACTGCCTCGTCGTCCTCACGGATCACGACTGCTTCCGCACGATCGATCCGGCGGGGCTCCGCATGAGGACCAGACTGGTCATAGACGCGAGAAACATCCTCGACCACGAGAAATGGGCCGGCCAGGGATTCGCCGTCCGCGTGCTGGGCGACGGCGCGTCGGTGCAGCCGGTGCCTCTGGGGGATCTTGCGCCCCCGACGGCCCTCTACGCCGCGGAGGCGGCACGGCCGATCGCATCCTCATCACCGCCGTCTATTTCCCTGCTCTCTCCGAACGGGCGGGAGGGATACCTCTAACCCTCCGCGTCCGGTCAGGCACGAGAGACTCGAGATCCAGCCTCCGGCGACCGCAGCAGATACCACGAGGAGTTGCATGAAACAGGTCTGTATCGTATCACAACACTTCCCGCCTGAAAAATCGGGTAACGCATCACGGATCTAT encodes:
- a CDS encoding nucleotide sugar dehydrogenase, which translates into the protein MKICILGLGYIGLPTALLFAAHGADVVGVDVKQSVVDCLNHGNLPFSEPGIEDLYRDAKGRFVAKTEPEAADVFLIAVPTPLDSATKVSDLSYVKKAAETISRHLSAGNLVILESTVPPGTSERVVIPRLERSGLAAGDFLYAHCPERAIPGRTLQEMTGNNRIIGGYDRDSTNRATSIYRTFVRGQIYQTDTRTAEFVKLMENTCRDVNIALANEFAQLAEECGINVWEAITLANKHPRVSVLNPGPGVGGHCIAVDPWFLTENSTRCKMVSTAREVNDSMPNYVLHVVRNLLAGIRHPTISVFGVAYKGNIGDTRESPAIKFIQLAENEGYAVRCHDPYVGEFPHSLMDALDATDGSDCLVVLTDHDCFRTIDPAGLRMRTRLVIDARNILDHEKWAGQGFAVRVLGDGASVQPVPLGDLAPPTALYAAEAARPIASSSPPSISLLSPNGREGYL